From the genome of Mucilaginibacter paludis DSM 18603:
TCATAAACATAAGCTTTAAAAAAAGCTTAAAGGTGCTTGGGGTAGTTATACAGGTGAACTCCGTGAGTTTTAAAACCTTGCTGGTCTTGCGTGTAATTAACTACTACGCCAACAGTAACTTGTGTTGAGGCGGTTAATTTAAACGACACGGCTGAATTAGTAAACGGAGCATAGTTAATACCGGTATTTCCTGGTATGGCACTATAGTCTGGTAGGGATGTGCTATTAGGCGCTACAACCACGTAGGCTACGTCTTTGGTACCCTGCCAAACAAAAGGAGCGATATCAAAAGTATAACTGCCTGCGGGCAGAGTTATGGTTTGGTAGATTTTACCGTTTAAAATTTGAGGCGAACCCCAGCCCGACTCCAGATCCATATTGATGCCGTCGCCATCTGTTGCATATCCGCCCTTGCCGTTATGGCTGAGAGCGGCCGCATTCGTTGTCCACGAGGCCAGTGTTCCCCATCGGCCGCCCGCATCCATGCTTGATGCAATGAAATTATTGCCAGGGTTTTGAATATACTTGGAGGTTATATCGTTAGCCGGGCCTATTACCAGGGCATCTACATCTATAATAACTATGGTGGTAGCTAAAGCCTTGTTCAAAGCATACTTTGATGGGTTTGCTATGGATACCGCTAAAACCATTTTTTTGCCGGTATACTGCGCTTTTTTGATTGTGGCCAGATCTATCGACAGGTAAAATGTTCCGGCTGTGCTGCCCGATGCAATATCGATGTGCGATGGCAGCGTATACATGGCATCAGGCATTAATTTATAGGTAACCGTATCAATTACTCCTGAGGTAAATAGCTGGCGCACCGTATCGCTATTGGTTTTGATATCTACACCATAGCCATCTTTACCGGGGCCGGATACCGAAACGCCTAAAATAACGTTCACCTTACCTTTGGTTTGATCAACCACATAATTATAGGTGGATGAATCGGTGCCCGATGGCACCGGGTAATTGTTGTTCACACCCCCGGATTTGAGAATGGATTGCGGCATATAGATCATGGAAAAGCCGTACGATAATTGAGAAGCGTCCTTTTTACAGGAGCTGATTTGCAGTGCAGAAACGATTACTGCGACAGCGAACCATAGCGTGTTTTTGAATTTCATAACTTGTTATATTTCGTTAATGATAATTTACCAACCTTGATTTTGGATCAAAATTCCGTTTGATTTAGATACTTCTGTTTGGGGCAACGGGTAGTAATACATTTTGGTAGCATCAAACACCCGGTTCTCAACCACAACATTGCTATTGTATGTAAACTTTCCTGAAGCATCCTTGCCTACGGCAACACCCCGGATAGCCTGGTTTAATACCGTGGCCGCGTCTTTCCAGCGTAGCAGGTCCCAGTAGCGGTAATCTTCAAAAGCCAGCTCAATGCGGCGTTCATGTTTTACCGCTGTTCTGAAAGATGCCTGATCAGCAACGGTTACCAGCGGCATTTGTACGCCTGTGCGGCTCCGTACCATATTAAGTGCCTGGCGGGCCGTTAGCCCATAGCCATTGGCATTATCCGGGCCATAAGCCTCGTTCATCGCCTCGGCGTATTCCAGCAACACTTCGCCATATCTAAAAATCGGGAAGTTATGTACGGCAGTTTGGCCCTGCGTAAGGTTGAGGTTATCGTTAACAAACTTTTTAAGGTAATAACCTGTACGGCTGGTATTAGTTATCGACATGTCGTCCGTTCCGCCCGGTGCTTCGTTAATAGTGCGGCTGTTCCATGTACTGTTGTTGGTTACGATAGAAAAACCCAGGCGTGGATCACGGTTGGAATACGGGTTTGTAGCGTCCGGTGTAGAGGTATATTCGTAATCGTCTACCAGGTTTTGCGAAGGTGTTATTCCGCTGGCTCCCCCTTGTGTAGTTATCGGATAATTTTGCGTTTCCAGCGTATTATTGGCCTGGTACCGGATGGCCCAGATCGTTTCGGCACTTGTTAACGGATTATTGAGCAAAAAGTAATTACGATAGTTACCATCTAACGCATACTGGCCTGCCCCCTGGCCAAATACCACCAGGTCATGCAAAGCGCTTGCGGCGTTCTGCCAGCGTGTAACGTTATTTGTGCTGTTATGCAGCGGGCTTGCAGCAAATAAAAGCGCACGGGCCTTTAAGGCGAGGGCGGCACCCTTGCTTAACCGGCCGTCGTTATTGGTAAACGATGATGTTTTCCAATTTACCTGCACACTGTCTTTAAAATTGTCTACCTCGGAGGTGATAAAATTGATAATATCATCATACGAAGACTTTGGAATGTTGGTGTTATCTGAGATAGACAGCGTTTTGGTTACCAGCGGAACACCACCATATCGTTTGGCCAATTCAAAATAATACCAAGCCCGCAAAATATGGGCTTCACCGCGGTACCAGGTAATGTTAAGTAAATCGTTTTGATAGCTGAGTTTGCCGCTGGCCGATATGGTATCGCGGTTCATGGCTAAAAACGATTTGTAATTGCCTGAATTTTCCAGGAAATAATTGGCGGCCCTGATGCCGGCGTAATAGCTAGCGTAGTAATTATCAGGATTGCTATTGGCGTTCCAGCTGCCGTTGTTAAACAACATGACGAATGAGCTTGACGCGGTTTGCTTAGCTTCGTCGGAAACGGGTGCAAAAAGATTATTATCTATCATGGTAAACTCATTGCGCAGGTAAATGTATGGCGCATTGCCAAACCCGTACAGCGAGCTGTAATTGGAGTTAAGGGTTTCTGCCGTTTGAGAAGTATCAATTTTGGTGTCAAGAAAGTTTTTTTGACAACTGCTAACAGCCACCGCCAGTATAACGGTAAAAAATAATGCCGCATATATGTTTTTTCTTTTCATGTTAATCATATTAAAATTTCAATGACAGGCCAAGGTTATAAGATTTTAAGGCCGGGTAGCCTGATGTTGTTTCAGGGTCGATATTGTAGTGCTTGCTTAAATATGACCATGTAATAGGGTTAACCGCGCTAACATAGATACGAAGGTTCTCGGTATGGATTTTTTGAAGCAACGCCGGCGAAAAGGTATAACCTAATTGAGCATTTCTCACACGCAGATAATCGCCGCTAACCATCCAGAAGCTGGAATACCTGTAGTTATTGCTGTTGGCCAGGGTAGATAACCTGGGATAAGTAGCAGTTGCCCGTGTATCAATTCCTTGCGTAGGATAATAAGCCCAGGCATTTTGTGCTATGGCATAAACGTTGGTATTATTAACTAAACCTACGGTTTGGTAATAGGCTGCTGATAGCAAATTTACATTGTTGCCCGATGCTCCCTGAAACTGTACCGAAAAATCAAAGCCGCTGTAATTTACTTCGGCGTTAAAAGTATAAGTGAGTGTCGGGAATGGAGATTTGCCGATTGCTGTAACGTCGTTTTGATCTATTTTTCCGTTCCCGTCAAGATCCTTGTATTTGATATCGCCGGGTTGCACTGCACCAAATGCAGGCACAGGTTGCCCGGACTTGAGCGTGCCATCGCTGTTAAAGTCGGTTGTGTTATAAAAGCCTGTGGAAACCAGTCCGATAGGGGTGCCGATAGCTAATCCGGTAGTTTTACTGAATGAGTTGACTGTTGGAACTTCAGATTGGTAGTCCACCGTGTTTTTGGCAAAAGATGCACTACCGCCAAAGTTATAGTTGAATTTACCCGCATGATCGGCATACTGGGCGCTTATTTCAAAACCTTTATTGGTTACTTTTCCAATATTGAGGTAAGGCTGCGAGCCGCCAAACGTTGCCAACAGGTCATTGCTCTTGGTAACAATGCCACTGCGCTTATCTAAAAACACATCGGCTGTTAATGAGAGTTTCTTAATTAACGTTATATCAAAACCCATATCGTATTTCAAGCTTTTTTCGGCAGTGATGTTTGGATTGGCAATGTAACTTTGTGCCGTACCGGTGTTGCTTGTTAAGCCGTTATTACCGGTATAGTAAGTGCCGTTTGTTGTAAAGTATTGCTGGTACAGGTATCTGCCGTTGTTGGTTTGATCGTTCCCGGATAAGCCAATGGAGCCGCGTAATTTAAGAAAGCTGATCACGGAGGAGGATTTGAGGAACGATTCTTCAGATAAAATCCAGCCTGCGCCAACTGCCGGATAGGCTTTCCACCTGTTACCGGGGGCATAACTATCGGAGCCGCTATAACCTACATTCAAATCCAGTAAGTATTTGGCGAGGTAGGCATAGTGTACCGCCGAACTTAAGTTCTCGTAATGATAAAAGATATTGTTTCCCGTATTTAAACCAGGGCTGTTGGTAGAATAATCGGTCATGAAATTACTGGCCAGGTATTCTACTGCTGCGCTTATCCGGTGGTTGCCGAAGGTACGGTCGTAGCCTGCGGTTAAGGTACCTTGTTTCCAGTCGTATTGATTAACCGGCGATGATCCATTGGCCACTATGGTTGTCTGTTTATCGGTTGTACTTTGTGTGCCATTGTAGTAGCGCGAGTAAGTAGCCGTATAACTAAACGCGTTGCGTGTCCAGGTATTTAAAGAGGCAGCCTCTTTTAAATACAGGCCCGGAGTAATAAAGTCCAGTCTTTCTTTAAGCGCGAAGTTTGCCTGCAATGTCCTGTCATGTGTGCCAATCCAACCTAATCCATGCAGTGATGCAACCGGGTTATTAGGATATAATGCCGTGCCAGACCAATGGCCGGTAAGGCTGTCTCGAACGGGATAAATGTTTGATGGATAGCTGGCTAAATCCTGCCATAGTTGCGGGCCATTGTAGTTAGGGTAATGCCTGTCTTCAATTCTTCCCCCCAAATCAATCCGGGCCTCAAAAATTTTAAAAAAGTTAAGGTCAAGATTGGTACGGATATTAAATCGTTGTATTTGCGCATTTGATGTAGAGGCCGTATTAGCTATATCATATAGCCCGCCCTGATTCATATAATCCAGTATCACCGCATATCTTGTTGCCGCGTTTCCACCATTAAAGTTAACGTTGGCATCGGTGTAAGGAGCATTTTTACGGAGTACCTGATCAAGCCAGTCAACATTTGTGGCAGTACCATTTTTATAAGCTTGTAGTTGCTTGTCGCTGTATTTAGGCGTCCATAAAAATTGATAGCCGTTTAGGCTATAGTTATCATTACTTATAGCCTGGTTGTACAGCCGTGCATAATCATAAGCGCCAAGCGGTTTGTTAATATTGATGGCTTGCTGCAGGCCGCTAACTACGTTTACTTCCACTTTGGATGGGCCGGTTTTCCCTCTTTTAGTTACAACCCATAAAATGCCGTTTGCTCCTTTCATTCCAAAGCTGGCCAGCGCGGCGGCATCTTTCAAAACTGTGATGCTTTCTATTTCGGCTGGCGACATATACTGAAAGTACGACGAGGTGGTTTGAAAGCCATCTACATAAATAACAAGCGAACTATTGTCATAAGTACCTCGCCCGCGAATGTATAAAGAGGCTGCATCATATCCCGGTTCGCCAGATCCCTGTAGTACGGTTAGGCCAGGTAAGCGGCCATATAAGGTATTGGTGATATTAGCGGTTGGCGTTTGATATAGTGTTGAGCCGCTAACCGAGGCTTGTGCTTTTACATTTTCCGCGTCCGGAATATTTAACAAGGTGCCCTTTGCCATGCGTTTCATCGAGTCAACAGGGGTAACGCTTGTGGGAATATTTTTTTGCTGGGCGCTTAACAACTGTGCACTCAATGGCAAAGTGATAATAGCCCATATCATGAGTTTAATCGTTTTTTTCATATCATCGCGTAATTATTGGTTAATAAAATCAGAAGTAACTAATAGCCTGGGTTTTGAACGATAATGCTTTTGTTAACTTCTGTCTGGGGAAATGGGTTAAGGTATTCGCGATCTGCCCAAAACGCCTGATAGAGTACTTTGTCCTGATAATCGGCGTTTCCGTTGAGGGTGGCCCCGGTGTTGCCATTATAAGTAAACGCGGTGATGGTTCCACCTATCAGCCCGTTGTTGATGTCGGCGAGCTTCCAGTGTTTAATATCATGGAGACGATAATTTTCATCAAAAAATTCAACCATCCATTCGCGCTGTATTATTGCCCTTAACAAAGTTTTATCTTTTTGCGTAATTGCAGGCAAGCCTGCGCGCAGATGTATTTTATTAAGCCTGTCCAGTGCAAGCTGGCTTTGCCCAAGTTCGTTGTAGGCTTCTGCGGCACTTAAGTATGCCGAAGCCAACCTGAAAATGGGAAACTCAAACCAGCCACGTGTACCTGCTTTGTAATAAAACTTAGTAATACGGGCACATCCCGGATTTTGCCACTGAAACATGCTTTGGTTGCTCCAGTTGTTGTCGCCTGGGTTGTTCCAGGCATCCATCTGCCATGGCTGAAAACAAGCTTTAAAACGGGGCTCGATAGCATTCATATTGCTCAAATATTCCGAGAAGGGCTTTACCGTTGTGGTATTGGGCCAAACTTCATCTGTGCCGTCGCTTTTATAATAAAATTTCAGTTGGTTGGTGTTTAACAGGTTGCCGTAAGCCTGCCAGGTATGCGCATTATAAAAAGTATATATCGATGATGAGTTGTCTGATTTATAAGCCAGTATCACTTCATTATTTCCGGGTAGGGAGGTGGCTTTGCCATAGTCGTCCAGGGGGTCGCCTGTGTTGATAATGCCTAATCCGCCTTGCCCTTCTGCTTCTGTAATTTCAGCGTCAGCAGCTTTAACTGCAGCGTCCCATCGCGATGGGTCGGTACTGCCTAAGCAAACCAGGTTGTTATTGCCGACAAAATTAAGATAGGGAGTGGCAGAGTTAAATAAGGGCCTGGCGGCGTATAATAATGCTTTAGCTTTAATTGCCAAAACAGCGCTCTTAGTCATGCGGCCTCTCCATGTAGATGGCCATTGCGAGGGTACTACGGCAGATGCATAATCGCACCAGGTAACAATGGAATCCAGCACCTGTTTAAGTGGATGCCGCGGTATGGCCAGGTTATCGGTTGAGGCGAAGCTTTTGCTTACAATAGGTACGCCGCCATACATAATCATCATTTGCACATAGCGGTAGGCTATTAAAGCCTGCATCTCAGCTCTTACAACTGCTTTATCCGCGTCAGACATGTCTTTCACTTTTCCGATATTCTCCTTCACCAGGTAATCCTGCCTTATGGCAGTATAGTTATAATTAAAACCGTCCATGTCTTCATTGCCACTGCTCGCGCTCATGCCGTTCAACACCATGGCGTTAGCTATTGTCCATGCAAAACCGTAATTCATTGCACCGGAAAGATTGTCCTGGAGCATGGAGTTCCAGTAACCCTGGTAAGGAATTCCCTGGGATAGGCTTTGCTGATAAGCTGAGGTAATTGCAGCCTGGGCATTTATGGAGGTTGAGAAAACGGTATCTACAGTAGTTGAGTTAGAAATGGGCATCTGTAAAAATTGCTTCTGACAGGATGCTAAGCTAATTATGACTGCAATAGCAGCTAATAATGTTATATTTTTCATATTCATAAAAAGTTTACGGTTAAAGTTGGATGCTTGCACCAATGTTATAAACCCTGGTTAGCGGATACAGGTAACCCATGTTGTTTTTTCCGGCATCGGCTTGCTCCGGATCTATCCCTTTGATAAGGGCAGAACCCCAGGTAATCAGGTTGTTGCCATTAAGGTACAACCGCATGCTTTTAATTTTCGCTTTTTTTAGAAAACCCATGTTGCTTGGAAAAGTATAACCCACTTCCAGGTTTTTTAACCGGGTGAAATCATTCGATTTTAGCCAGAAATCGCTGAGCACCGCATTATTGGGCCCGCCCCCGCTAAAGGAGATCTCCGGATAAGTAATCTTTTCGCCGGCTGCATATTTTGCAGCTGTCCAATGCCCGTCATAAGTTGATTGTAAAACCTCGCCTACATTTTTTGCAAAAGGGCTGCTCAAGATGTAGCCAGATTGTGGAAACGAGCCTTTAGCAGTGCCTATAAACAATGCCGATACATCAAATCCCTTATAAGAAAAACCCACAGTCCAGTTATAGGCAACTTCGGGTACATTAGGGTAACCAATTGGTACCATATCTTTCTGATCGATCACCCCGTCGCCGTTTACGTCAACATATTTCAAATCGCCAAGCCTTGCATTGTTGCCGTATGTATTATAAGGCCGGTTATTGAGCTCCTGCTGCGTGTTGTAAAAACCATCGGTAAGTAAGCCCTTATATTGCCCTATGGGATAGCCTGTATCATTCATCCAGGGGTAAGGATAATTGGCTTCGGCTTTGTACTCAATTTTATTAACCGCGTACGAAAAATTCCCTTTTACATAATAGTTAAGCTTACCTATTTTATCGGCCCAGCCGCCCTCAAGCTCAAAACCGTGATTAGTTACCCGGCCAACATTAGCAGGAGGTACATTGGCAGATGCCACGCCATAAGTGCCTGGAATAATGCCCAGGGTAACCAAAATGTTATTCCGGTTTTCCCAGAATAATGACGAGGTTACAGATAAACGGCTTTTGAAGAATTGTAAATCGGCAGAAATGTTGGTTTTCCTGGCCCGTTCCCAGGTTACCAGTGGGTTACCCAGCGCTGTTTCCTGTGCGGGCGAGTAATAGGGGTTTGCGCTCGATCCGTCGGCGCTGCCGAAGTAGTAACCATAACCGGTGTATCCCCAGGTATTAGGGAGATAAAGGTAACGGCGGTTATTCAACTGATCATTCCCCACCTCACCATATGATCCTCTGAACTTAACCAGGCTAACCCAGTCGTTCTTCGGAAAATAGGGCTCGTTGGAAATAATCCAGCCTGCTGAAACCGCCGGAAAAAGGCCAAATCTATGCCCGGGCGCAAATTGCTCTGTGCCGTTGTAGGCCAGGTTGCCTTCCAAAAGATAGCGCTCATTGTAATTATAAGTTACACGGCCAACAAGGCCCATCAAACCTGACGGCGCATTGTACGACATGTTATTAGATGTATAACGCTGCGCGTTACCTAACAATAGGGCGCCAACGCTGTGCCCATTAAAGTTATGGTTGTAATTTATACTTGCCTCAGCGTAAACCTTGCGCCACGAGCTATTGCCAACATTGTCTGCTGTGTAAGCGGGGTTAACCTGGCCACCTATAAATATAATGTTGGCGGGGTTTGATGGATCGCGCATGGCGCTGTATTGCGGTATGCTGTTGATTTGGGCAAACCCCTTGTTGTAGCTGTCGTCATAAGAAATAGTTGCATGCGCTTCCAAACCATCGGTAATGTAATTCATGGTGTGTTTGAGCGTTAAGTTGCTGGTTAAATTGGTGCCGTACACGGTTATGGTGCCGGCCGTAAGCAACTGTGCAAGGGGGGTATAACCGCCTCCTCCTTTTGAGCCCAGCGGGTTGGTGGCATCGCCGGGGAGGCCAACAAAGCCAGTTACCAGGTGCCCGTTAACTATGCCCGGGCCGCTGAAAGGGCTGCTTTCGAGAATGCTTTGAATGATATTTTGATACCGGTTACCGAAGTCGCTTGCGCTGTTGTTGGCGCCCGGAACCTGGTTTATTGATGATTGAGCCGCAATATTGAACGATAACTGGAAGTTTTTAACAACGTTGATATCAAAATTTGACCGGAAATTATAACGGGTATACTGCGGGTTTACGTTAGCGCCCCCGTATGATGAGTTTGACAGAATGCCATTTTGCTGAAAATAGCCCAGCGAGTTAAAATATTTTACCTTATCGGTGCCGCCGGAGATATTTAAATTGTATTGTTGCTGGCGGCCCAATCCATCAAACTGATCATGATAATAGTTATGGCTGGTATAATACAAAGCAGGGCTGTTTAAAAGTGCTGTTTTCTGTGTCGACGAAAGGGAGCCCATCGCGTTCACCTCGGCAGGCGTATAATCGCGGTTATTCTGGAACTTCCATATTTCATCATTGCTAAAAAGCAGCTGGTCAAAACTATGGTCGCCGAATGCCTGGGCATTTCTAACCGCTTCGTTGCGCAGTTCAGCAAATTGCGCAGAGTTTGCAGTTTGAAAAAGCGACGCGGCTTTTGTAAAGCCCTGGTTTGCGGTAAAGCTCAGTTGTAAGCCGTTTGTTTTCCCGCGTTTAGTGGTAACAATGATAACGCCGTTTGCACCCCTGATACCATAAACGGCCGTTGCGGAGGCGTCTTTAAGAACGCTGATGTTTTCTATCTCGTAAGCGTCCATAGCGTTAAGCACGGTGTATGGCTGTTCGGAAGGTTGCTGGATACCATCAATAACAATAAGAGGATCCGAGCCGTTTAAGGTAGCAATACCACGAATGCGTATCGTTGCTGCATTCTGGCCGGGTTCGCCGCTTGATTGTACTGCACTGATGCCTGAAGTGCGTCCAACCAGCATATTGGTAACATTGGATAGGGGAGCTTGGGTTAGATCTTTACCAGAAATAACGCCGATTGCACCTGTAATGGTGGCTTGTTTCTGTTTACCGTATCCTACAACCACAACTTCATTTAAAGCGCTCAAGCTTGGTTTGAGCTGTACATTGAGCGTGGCATTTGCACCGGCCTCAACTTCCAGCTGCTTAAAACCTACAAATGAAAAAACCAGAATGGCTTTCTCGTTCAATACCTTGATTTTGTAGTTTCCGTCCCTATCGGTTATGGCTGTATTGCTGGTGTTTTTTTCCTTAACCGTAACGCCCGGCAAGGGTTGTCCCTGCTCGTCAACAACCTTTCCGGTAATAACTTTTGCCGCATACACGGTAACGGGGCTTTCCAAAACCTTATCCTTTACAATTACTACCTTATCATATACCAGGTAGGTAATTGGCTGATCGGCAAATATTTGCTTCAAGGCTTCTTCCAGGGGTTTATTAACAAGGTTAACATTTACCCTGCCCGACCTTTTTAAAAGCTCGCGGGTGTACAAAAACTTATACTCGGTTTGCTTTGTAATTTCCTTAAAAAGCGACTGTAGGGAAGCGTTGCTTTCTTTTAAATTAACTTTTTGAGCATAAATTTTTGCAGAAGCATTGAGACAAAGCGTTATACAAAATATAACAGTAAGCTTCATGATGATTATTTTTTTTAGAATATGACCATGCCGAGAAACCATGCGGCAGCATTTCGGAATAATTTCCATAAATTTGAATAATTTGGGCGTTAATAATATGGTATACGTCAATTCGATATTTGAATAGCCC
Proteins encoded in this window:
- a CDS encoding TonB-dependent receptor — encoded protein: MKLTVIFCITLCLNASAKIYAQKVNLKESNASLQSLFKEITKQTEYKFLYTRELLKRSGRVNVNLVNKPLEEALKQIFADQPITYLVYDKVVIVKDKVLESPVTVYAAKVITGKVVDEQGQPLPGVTVKEKNTSNTAITDRDGNYKIKVLNEKAILVFSFVGFKQLEVEAGANATLNVQLKPSLSALNEVVVVGYGKQKQATITGAIGVISGKDLTQAPLSNVTNMLVGRTSGISAVQSSGEPGQNAATIRIRGIATLNGSDPLIVIDGIQQPSEQPYTVLNAMDAYEIENISVLKDASATAVYGIRGANGVIIVTTKRGKTNGLQLSFTANQGFTKAASLFQTANSAQFAELRNEAVRNAQAFGDHSFDQLLFSNDEIWKFQNNRDYTPAEVNAMGSLSSTQKTALLNSPALYYTSHNYYHDQFDGLGRQQQYNLNISGGTDKVKYFNSLGYFQQNGILSNSSYGGANVNPQYTRYNFRSNFDINVVKNFQLSFNIAAQSSINQVPGANNSASDFGNRYQNIIQSILESSPFSGPGIVNGHLVTGFVGLPGDATNPLGSKGGGGYTPLAQLLTAGTITVYGTNLTSNLTLKHTMNYITDGLEAHATISYDDSYNKGFAQINSIPQYSAMRDPSNPANIIFIGGQVNPAYTADNVGNSSWRKVYAEASINYNHNFNGHSVGALLLGNAQRYTSNNMSYNAPSGLMGLVGRVTYNYNERYLLEGNLAYNGTEQFAPGHRFGLFPAVSAGWIISNEPYFPKNDWVSLVKFRGSYGEVGNDQLNNRRYLYLPNTWGYTGYGYYFGSADGSSANPYYSPAQETALGNPLVTWERARKTNISADLQFFKSRLSVTSSLFWENRNNILVTLGIIPGTYGVASANVPPANVGRVTNHGFELEGGWADKIGKLNYYVKGNFSYAVNKIEYKAEANYPYPWMNDTGYPIGQYKGLLTDGFYNTQQELNNRPYNTYGNNARLGDLKYVDVNGDGVIDQKDMVPIGYPNVPEVAYNWTVGFSYKGFDVSALFIGTAKGSFPQSGYILSSPFAKNVGEVLQSTYDGHWTAAKYAAGEKITYPEISFSGGGPNNAVLSDFWLKSNDFTRLKNLEVGYTFPSNMGFLKKAKIKSMRLYLNGNNLITWGSALIKGIDPEQADAGKNNMGYLYPLTRVYNIGASIQL
- a CDS encoding SusC/RagA family TonB-linked outer membrane protein, yielding MKKTIKLMIWAIITLPLSAQLLSAQQKNIPTSVTPVDSMKRMAKGTLLNIPDAENVKAQASVSGSTLYQTPTANITNTLYGRLPGLTVLQGSGEPGYDAASLYIRGRGTYDNSSLVIYVDGFQTTSSYFQYMSPAEIESITVLKDAAALASFGMKGANGILWVVTKRGKTGPSKVEVNVVSGLQQAININKPLGAYDYARLYNQAISNDNYSLNGYQFLWTPKYSDKQLQAYKNGTATNVDWLDQVLRKNAPYTDANVNFNGGNAATRYAVILDYMNQGGLYDIANTASTSNAQIQRFNIRTNLDLNFFKIFEARIDLGGRIEDRHYPNYNGPQLWQDLASYPSNIYPVRDSLTGHWSGTALYPNNPVASLHGLGWIGTHDRTLQANFALKERLDFITPGLYLKEAASLNTWTRNAFSYTATYSRYYNGTQSTTDKQTTIVANGSSPVNQYDWKQGTLTAGYDRTFGNHRISAAVEYLASNFMTDYSTNSPGLNTGNNIFYHYENLSSAVHYAYLAKYLLDLNVGYSGSDSYAPGNRWKAYPAVGAGWILSEESFLKSSSVISFLKLRGSIGLSGNDQTNNGRYLYQQYFTTNGTYYTGNNGLTSNTGTAQSYIANPNITAEKSLKYDMGFDITLIKKLSLTADVFLDKRSGIVTKSNDLLATFGGSQPYLNIGKVTNKGFEISAQYADHAGKFNYNFGGSASFAKNTVDYQSEVPTVNSFSKTTGLAIGTPIGLVSTGFYNTTDFNSDGTLKSGQPVPAFGAVQPGDIKYKDLDGNGKIDQNDVTAIGKSPFPTLTYTFNAEVNYSGFDFSVQFQGASGNNVNLLSAAYYQTVGLVNNTNVYAIAQNAWAYYPTQGIDTRATATYPRLSTLANSNNYRYSSFWMVSGDYLRVRNAQLGYTFSPALLQKIHTENLRIYVSAVNPITWSYLSKHYNIDPETTSGYPALKSYNLGLSLKF
- a CDS encoding DUF5013 domain-containing protein codes for the protein MKFKNTLWFAVAVIVSALQISSCKKDASQLSYGFSMIYMPQSILKSGGVNNNYPVPSGTDSSTYNYVVDQTKGKVNVILGVSVSGPGKDGYGVDIKTNSDTVRQLFTSGVIDTVTYKLMPDAMYTLPSHIDIASGSTAGTFYLSIDLATIKKAQYTGKKMVLAVSIANPSKYALNKALATTIVIIDVDALVIGPANDITSKYIQNPGNNFIASSMDAGGRWGTLASWTTNAAALSHNGKGGYATDGDGINMDLESGWGSPQILNGKIYQTITLPAGSYTFDIAPFVWQGTKDVAYVVVAPNSTSLPDYSAIPGNTGINYAPFTNSAVSFKLTASTQVTVGVVVNYTQDQQGFKTHGVHLYNYPKHL
- a CDS encoding RagB/SusD family nutrient uptake outer membrane protein: MPISNSTTVDTVFSTSINAQAAITSAYQQSLSQGIPYQGYWNSMLQDNLSGAMNYGFAWTIANAMVLNGMSASSGNEDMDGFNYNYTAIRQDYLVKENIGKVKDMSDADKAVVRAEMQALIAYRYVQMMIMYGGVPIVSKSFASTDNLAIPRHPLKQVLDSIVTWCDYASAVVPSQWPSTWRGRMTKSAVLAIKAKALLYAARPLFNSATPYLNFVGNNNLVCLGSTDPSRWDAAVKAADAEITEAEGQGGLGIINTGDPLDDYGKATSLPGNNEVILAYKSDNSSSIYTFYNAHTWQAYGNLLNTNQLKFYYKSDGTDEVWPNTTTVKPFSEYLSNMNAIEPRFKACFQPWQMDAWNNPGDNNWSNQSMFQWQNPGCARITKFYYKAGTRGWFEFPIFRLASAYLSAAEAYNELGQSQLALDRLNKIHLRAGLPAITQKDKTLLRAIIQREWMVEFFDENYRLHDIKHWKLADINNGLIGGTITAFTYNGNTGATLNGNADYQDKVLYQAFWADREYLNPFPQTEVNKSIIVQNPGY
- a CDS encoding RagB/SusD family nutrient uptake outer membrane protein, whose product is MKRKNIYAALFFTVILAVAVSSCQKNFLDTKIDTSQTAETLNSNYSSLYGFGNAPYIYLRNEFTMIDNNLFAPVSDEAKQTASSSFVMLFNNGSWNANSNPDNYYASYYAGIRAANYFLENSGNYKSFLAMNRDTISASGKLSYQNDLLNITWYRGEAHILRAWYYFELAKRYGGVPLVTKTLSISDNTNIPKSSYDDIINFITSEVDNFKDSVQVNWKTSSFTNNDGRLSKGAALALKARALLFAASPLHNSTNNVTRWQNAASALHDLVVFGQGAGQYALDGNYRNYFLLNNPLTSAETIWAIRYQANNTLETQNYPITTQGGASGITPSQNLVDDYEYTSTPDATNPYSNRDPRLGFSIVTNNSTWNSRTINEAPGGTDDMSITNTSRTGYYLKKFVNDNLNLTQGQTAVHNFPIFRYGEVLLEYAEAMNEAYGPDNANGYGLTARQALNMVRSRTGVQMPLVTVADQASFRTAVKHERRIELAFEDYRYWDLLRWKDAATVLNQAIRGVAVGKDASGKFTYNSNVVVENRVFDATKMYYYPLPQTEVSKSNGILIQNQGW